ATCTGTATATACTGTCATTAGTTTAGGCAGTTTGGATGCCCTCATATCTAGTGTAGATagtgtataactctgaaatgttcATGGATAAATATAATTGATCCATTTAGCAGCATATGATGGTACTTTCGGTTAGGGAGATTATTTGTTTAACTGTGAAGCTACATATATACTATCGACACTTTGACTGACAAAGGAATCACTCAGAGTTGACGGTATGTAAATTGTAAATCGCACATTCATGTTACAGAAGTACTGTAACAAAAATGTTACAACTTTACAACTTCCAAAATTGATATTAGGGAAATTTTATCTTAATATGGTTCCATAATGCCTctttaaatatatagaataaaacCAGCATTGTACTACAAGTTTGTTTAActgtatgatttattgatttagtGATATTTCCCATTCATATACTGTGTTCAGCATTACAGTCGAAGTAGAAGGGCAGTGAAGAAAGCTGTTCACTTTACTAGGATATTTTGCATGCTGTACATGGTTTGTGTCTGACATAGGATTTCAATAACAGCAGCTTCAAACAGAATATTCTCAAGGGGTGTCCTACACTGCAGCTGGTTTTGAAAGTACTTTATTCTGCTCAGtttatattataatacagtatatataaaatctaACTTCATATCATGCACTTAACTGACTGGCTGTCCACACTTCCTTCCAGGTACATTTTTGAGCACAAGGGCACCCAGCGCATTTTGGTCATCAATAACTGTACCATGGCAGATGATGCAGCGTATCAAGTGATGGCCGGGGATGAGAAATGTTCTACAGAACTGTTTGTAAAAGGTACTGTACAGCCTATCAGAGCAAGTGCAATCAGAAGTGAGCCTCTGGAACTGAACTGATGTGGTAATGATGGAAAAATCCCTACCGCTCCCCTGGGTCTAAATAACCAACCGATTACATAACTAAACATGAATGAGTTGGAATTCATTGCTTTTCCAAATGGTAATCACATCTCCGTGCATATTCTTAGGAATATATATTCACAATTGTATGAAGAAATTAGGCCACTAGCAACCAATCAATGTATGTTCCAATTCCAAGCTGTTGCTGGTTACCAGCAAATCAACATTTTCCACAAGgaaacatattatatattcaaattatgtTTGATAAAGTTAAGTGTGCATTTACATTGATTGCAGCTACAAACCAGCGATGTTACATTTTATCCATTTTAGAAAGTTtaaaagacctttttttttttttttctctcatacaGAGTTACCAGTTACaattaaaaaggaactggaaGCTGTGAAAACGACAGTTAATGAAAGAATTGAGCTTGAATGTGAAGTGTCAGAAGAAGGGGCTAATGTTAAATGGTATGAATATGATCTAAAATACCCTTTTGCAAACTGGAGTGGATTTTTGTTCTGATTGCATCTATGTTTGTTCTAATTCCATCTGTTTGGAGATAACAGAACAAAAATGTGACCCTTGTCCAACATCATCATCAGTGTGCTAGCAGTGCTTACCCTGAAAATCTAGAATTCATGTGTAGCATTTTCCTTtagaaaaaactattttttgatttttgattgCATGCAGACCAATTTATTCTTCTCTGTGATTTGACCTTTTGGTTCCTCATTTGCAAGATGTTCAGGTCTGCACTGTTCATTTTCCCCCTGCATCTTTCCGTAGGTTTAAGAATGGAGTGGAGATCCCCAGAGAAATTCGCTCCAGGTTCAGGTTTAAGAGTGACGGCATGAAGCACACATTGGTGATTGAGGACGCCAAGAAAGAAGACACTGCAGTCTACTCAGCGATGACTACAGGAGGGAAGTCGGAAGCCCATGTACAAGTAGACCGTATGTACTTAAGCTTAATGATTTCAAGTAATACAGAGCATTGCATTGTCTTTACCTGTGATGAAAAAATCTAATGACTTAAAAGCCAAGCTGTGATTTCCAGAGGAATGCTCTGCCTTCCactatatttaaaagcaaatgctTACTTGTACAGATAAAAAAGGAAACAGTCTTTATCTGTATTTTATTGGTTGATTTTAcacctgtatttttttctgtttgaattcagttttgacagtttttgtttttgtttttttttcatctcaagTATATGGTAAAGCCACAAATATTTGCAACCacaatatttggcaaatcacacccataaaaacctgttttgctcCAGAACTCTTGGCCACCTGTTGCAATACACGATGTATGCATTGTTTGTGGAATTTgtttttgtgccaaaaatgttgccttttttttttttttttttcatatgcgaaaaaatgcataataaaaggcttgcaaatatttatggatttacagtataTAGACTGAAACATGTACTTGAAGTATACATTTTACCCTTAGATCTTTCCTAAGAGAATGTAGGATCCTGTGTGCCACACATACTCTGCACTTCCATActtgtaatatattataattcCATATTGGTGTCTTCTATCCCCAGTTAAACCCCTGAAGATTCTGCAGGATCTGACTGACCAAACAGTGAGACTCGGAAAATCTCTCGTCCTGCACTGTGAAATAAATCCAGCCAACGTACCTGGAAGATGGTACAAAAACGCACAGCTAATCCCAGGCACTGATCGTGTGAAGATCACCCACAGAGGAAGGTATACAGAACAACAGCAGCTACACTATTAATTAATGTATCCTGGGGACTCAGTTGATATGGTTGCATTTTTCTGATGTTGCCTCTTTCTACCAATTAttgaataattgtatttaatcagTGAACACACCAATGGCCTTATCTCCATTTTGTTCAGCTAGATTTGGGGTTGCAATACTGCTTTCTATGTATGCTCTgatgttttaattataaacagcgtttttccttttaataaactaagctcattttcttttaaagttcaCACAAACTAGAAATAGAGAATGCAGGAGTTGATGACATGGGGGACTATACCTTTGTACCAGAGGGGTATTCAGTGAGCCTGAATGGTAAAGTCCATGTGACTGGTAAGTCTTTGTAGTCTTGCACAGTTTTATTGAACTCTTTATCAGCTTATCAGCTGGTTAACCAGGGCTTATGTAAAAGTAAAAAGGGAAGGGAAAACTCCAAACAATGGATTCATGTTATTTGATTGTCAAAATGCTTtagctatgtattttttgttttttgctgcattttgttAGAGTAGTTAAGAGCAATATTAGCAGAAAGATAAATATAGATACATATTGAAAATACATCACCGTGTAATGGATTCCCCCAAGCAGCAGATGTACATTACTCACAGTGCTGTCGTCAGCATAAAGCACATACTTGACCGCTTGAGTGCGGAGCTAGTGCTTGATAGAATTGATAAATGAGAAGATGTCTGTGAGCCAGAAGTTTCAATTGATCACCTTGTGCTTTgctatttaattttaattagggTGAGGTGCCAATATATTAAAATGGTGTGACTTTAAAATTATGTTGGAAACAtagtaacaacattttaaagaaagctttctactctttctctctctctctctctctctctctctctctctctctctctctctctatatatatatatatatatatatatatatatatatatatatatatatatatatatatatatttttttttttttttttttttttttttttttttttttttttttgctcactaGATCCTCCAAAAATTCACCTTGATAGTCTTAACTACCCAGAAAACACTGTGACAGTTCAAGCAGGGAACAAACTTCGGCTGGATATTCCTGTTACAGGACAGCCTGCTCCGAGGGTTGTCTGGATGAAAGGCGAGAGGGTGAGTCTAGTTCTAATATACACCCAGGTCTGGATTAATTCTAATTTATAGCAGCACTGTAGcaattatcaattaaaaaaaaaaatgatatattgcTCTTTCTGGAAGAATGTTCTAAtatgttttaatagaaaaatcTATAACATCTTTTAGCCCTATTTTTTGGCTTCTTGACTGAAGGTAGCCACTGTATAGATGCATCATacactttgatttaattcagtcCACAGTTACACTGTACAGATTAACAAGCACCCCAATATAACTCAACTATTTTGTTCATAACCTTCTCCCTTGCTTGTAGAGGTTTGCACAGTGAAGTTGAGATTGGGTAGATGATTAACTTCCTTAGTGGCAATTTTGAAAGCAATAAATCAAAATCAGCAACGTCAAACACTTCTGAAAAAAAACTGACTAGTGTACCGATACATTAGTTCAGTCTCTCCACttgcacaattatttttataatgccaACATATGTTTTGAGGGAACACAGCATACAATAGGTGGAACTCCCAGGCTAACACCTCACTATTCAAGAAGTTGGTAAAATCACTTCAGCTGTGACGATAGAATTAGCAGTTAATTACATTAGCTACATTAGCTACATTAGCTAATTAACAGTAGAATAGCAATGCAGTAGAAGTAGAGGCTGATATAGCGCTGTTATTGTATTCCCAGGTGATCCTTGACACTGGTAGTAGAGTACGGGCTGAATCTTTCCCAGATCACAGCACATTTACTATAGATGTAGCTGAAAGGGAGGACACTGGGACGTATAAAATTGTGTTGCAGAACGAAGCTGGTGAAGACTCTGCTCAGCTCAAAATAAAGGTAGTAGGTAAGTAAACTGCTAGGAAGTCTTTTTTTGCAATGAAGACTTGTTCTTTATTAGGAGAAGTACCAATTGTGCTATGTACCATGTATTTGGCGTTTAATATAATGGTAGTGGAAATAGAGGTTTGATGAATATAACCAAATATACTGCAACATTTCAAGATGGTTCACTAAGCTTaagttaaaatcaaataaaaaacatacaaaacagtcAATTTTACaaacttccttttttttatcAACAGACATCCCTGACCCTCCACAAGCACCTATTGTAACTGAGGTTGGTGGAGACTGGTGTTCAATGATTTGGGAAACCCCATTGTATGATGGTGGTTCACCAATTTTAGGTTTGAAACagctattttttctttctatattcTTTTTACTACATCCAGACAACTATAAGTGATATGTAGGGTTTTTAGCACTCTAGGATTTTTCTCAGTTGAAAAAGACACGAGTACAGTACACTTTGGAAATATtccccaaaacttttttttttttcttttttttttttttgtgagcacTTGTGTATTAGGTGCCAACTGAGCAGTCCAGTCATCTATAGTTCAAGCCCAAAATTGGATTTATTTACAATTTGATGCTGGGTCTTGTTCAGTAAATATAAATGTGACGCTTGTTTGCGTATACACACTGCATACAGTATAATAGTTGTAATGGTTGAAAGCAGTGTTAGCTCAAGAGATAATGGACCTATACATTCTTGTCTTTCTGTGATTTAAGATTATAAATATGCAGTATGTACCTCAATTAATCAGAATAGTCACTACAGAAAGGTATTTATTAACCTTGGTTTTTTCAAATGAGCTATAAAAGCATTCTGTTTCAGCAATAATTTTGTGTACTACAGGATATTTCATtgagagaaagaaaaagcaaagtTCCAGATGGATGAGACTGAATTTTGATGTTTGCAAAGAGAAGGCTTTTGAACCAAAGAAGATGATCGAAGGCGTGCCTTATGAAGTTCGTGTTTTTGCAGTGAATGCCATTGGCATTTCCAAACCAAGTGAGCCCTCAAAGGCATTTGTACCACTTGGTAAGCAGTTTAATTTCTTAGTTTCATTAGTCTCTGCATGTCGATACTTTATTGTATGTATTACAAGCCGAATATCGAATGATTGTAACATACAGTGTTTTGTAGTATTGTTGAATTGCAGCGATGTTTGACAGTACTTCAATTACAATGCTGTACACTGCTGTAACTGAATTGCACCAACATAATATCaacttgtattgtttatatttcagCTGTAACTAGTGAACCATCACTGCTAGTAGTGGACGAGGTCACTGACTCTACAGTGACAATGAAATGGCGACCTCCAGAGCATATTGGAGCTGCAGGCCTAGATGGCTATGTCATAGAGTATTGCTTTGAAGGAAGTAAGTTGATGTATTACACAGAGGACGCCATTTGCCTAGGTTATAGCCATAGCTATTGGATGATGTACCTGTCCTGATAAGTGCTGTGGATTCATAATGTTACACAGGCACAGTGGTTCGTTTGTGCCGCAGCTTGAAATGTCATAAAGCgtcataaaatgttttgctctaagaaatgtgttttcttaaaattctcaacacagttgtatccattctgcaagttccTGTACATAACATATAAGTCAGTCACGTAGTGCATACAGCTGCTGTTTGTCCAGGTGCAGACTAGCGGTATCCCACCGTGAAAATGCCCAGGATGGAAATAAAATAGTTTATGTGccctattttaaagcaagtgtGAAGGCAAGGGACAATTTTTCATCAACGAATGAAAACATCTTTAAGTAGTTATTCATGTAACCTAGTTGTTTTCAGTTAGTTTTATACCTTTGCCTTTGCAGTTACTTTATGATGAAAATAAAATCCTGAATTATTCTCCtgtgcctgctgtctgttttttatGTCTCCCGAAGAGGATGAATGGATAGTGTCCAATCAAGAGTTGACTGAGAAGACGAAATATACAATCCATGGTCTGCCAAGCGGGGAGAAGATCTTTGTCAGGGTTAAAGCAATAAACGCAGCAGGCGCCAGTGCACCCAGAATGCATCCACATCCTATTCTAGTGAAAGAAGTAATTGGTGAGTGTCAGCTGGGCTTGGTTAACATATTGCATCATATGTCATCCTATAGGGCCTATTGTTCAgtgtaattaaatgttttgcagaaaaaaaaaagaattataaaaatGATTCACCTCCAGAAGCCAGCTTAGGTCACCATAAATGCGTTTGATGGTTCCAACCATACCACCATTAAACATGAGACTGAGTGGACAGTCGTGATGGCTCAGTGAAGGGTCCCTTCAGGCCAGGCTGAAAGCATGCTTGCAGAATCATGTGAGGAAGCACTCTGCTGTGCTAATCAAGTCTACAGTGCTGTCAAGGAGCACCCCAAGAAACTTAAATCCTTTATGTGACAGTGAACTTCACATGGTCCACAAACCTTACTCCACAATACCATTCTTCTTTCAGAACAGCCCAAGATTCGTATCCCAAGGCATCTTCATCAAACTTACATTCGGAGGGTTGGAGAAGTAGTCAATCTTCTTGTACCTTTCCAGGTAATTTACTTAGAACATCTTTTATGAACCATCAATAATCTATCTGCAGTATAAATGTATTatgaaacataataataacagGCTATAGCAATATCGTGTTATAAGCTCAAGCAACTAAAGGCACTTTCACATCTAATGATTTGAATCGTGGTTTGCtggcaaacaaacatttttttcaggTTTGACACCATAAAAAAATCAAGCGAACTTGAGTTTCTTTTAAAGTGAATTGAAATGTTGTTTGTGTGGTTCACTGTAGCTTCATCCAGACCGCTGTTCTATGGGTTTCACTTCCCCAAATGCACTTGGCTATCTTGCTGATTACTGGAGCGGAAGTTCTCCCTGGGATGGGGAATATTTTACGTGAtgtgttattttggtttatttggtgctttACATCAAATCAAACAGAGCATGCCAAAATAGTGtcacatattgtgtgtgtgtgtgtgtatgtgtgtgtgtgtgtgtgtgtgtctctctctctctctctctctctctctctctctctctctctctctctctctctctctctctctctctctatatatatattatatatatatatatatatatataatatttatatagcaccattcatacaggtgtatctcaaagcactcAATTAATAATGCAgattaaatacaaacagattaaatacaacaatataaactaaaacagatatatacatacttacaaatacatataaatattattaaaatgccagctcaaacaaatgtttttagtctggttttaaaaacagatagtcTCAGCTTCCCTCACATGTGTTGGTAACTCATTCCAAAGTTTGGAGGCACTATAagaaaaagccccccccccccctttaaacaTACTTTGTTTTAGGGATTACCAGCAATCCCAGATTCAGGGATCTAAGGTTACGATTGGGGATATATGAGGTAAGCAGTTCTCGATACTATATTGGTCCCAAAAGAGGCATCACCAGGTTTTAgagacaaatacagctgggtgtcatctgcataaaaatggaaatttacTCCATGTTTGCTTAGAATCTCACCAAGAGGGAgcatataaatggaaaataataaaggaTGTAAAATAAAGCCCTGTGGAATACCACAGACTAATTCAGAAAAGACAGATTTTTCATTTCTGATGTTTATAATTTTACTATGAAAATAGTCAATGAAGTCATTGCAAGAGACTGTGGCAGCACGAGGATTACACGGAGGGTTAACTAGTTTTCTCAAAAGAGAAAAAGATATCTAGGTTGTTAGTTTCAATTAAGTTTGAGTAGCATGTTTTATACTTAAACTATATACATGTTTTTGGTAATACCTTTTTAATAGGAACagctaaaaaatatttttaaaaaatatgttgacCATATCTGATCTTGTTGAGAAGGGTTTTATGAAGTTGTTGTTTCCTGTTTCCAGGGCAAGCCGAGGCCCAAGGTGAGCTGGATGACGAATGGCCAGCCCGTGGACCAGACTCAGGTTAACATCCGCAACAGTGACACTGACAGCATCCTATTCATCAGGAAAGCAGATAGGAATCACTCCGGGAAATACGAGCTGACTGTGAAGGTGGAGAACTATGAAGACAAAGCTACAATAGATATACAAATAGTTGGTATGTCAGGGACTTTGTACATATATTACTTTGGATTAACATCTTGGTGATAGAGatgcagttttttgtgttttaagccTACATTTCTGTGAACTCTTTATGCATATTTGATTGGTACCGTACCTCCTTTCATATAAGTAATATTCTACAACTGTCGACTTGACTCAATTAGACCAGCTATACCCTGTCAGTTAAAGCATAATACAGCACTGGGAAATCACCCTAAAATTGCATTAACCCTCTTATCTGTGGATATCCAGGAATTACCTCTAAAATAGGTTGTTGATGCAATCTAGAGGGATTCCCCAGTGCTATATATAAAACACTCCAATACAATCCGGAGGTGATTTATCTTGGCTGGGTAGAGGTAATCAAATTAGTTTCTTATGTTTTACCTTAAATTCTAATATCTCTTGACTCATTTTGCTGCAACCTGaaggtattgtttgtttttggcacACAGACCGGCCTGGTCCACCTGAGATTGTGAAAATTAAGGACGTCTGGGGGGAGAATGTTGCATTGGAATGGATTCCCCCCAGAGACAATGGCAATGCAGAAATCACTGGGTACACCATTCAGAAAGCAGACAAGAAGACTATGGTACCTTCGTTTTTAGAATGCTGTGGTGCACACCATTTTGGGGGGGGTTAATGAAGGCTTAGCCTCCCAACTCGTTCGTGTATCATATAACAAGGCTGAACAAGTTGGGCCCATGTTAAGAAGAGGGGTGTTGGATGTGGTGCATGGTTGGAATGGAATAGAAACTGTACTATAACAGTGGAAATAATTACATGACAACTCTTTCATGAAAAGCATCCAGTAACATACATCAGGGATTATGTGGCTACCCTGAAGAGGGGTATGACTTATTGTTCACTCCTATGAAGAACTCTGAGAGAGATGTTAGTAAACTTACCTGAggttaaataaaaagcataaaaataaatgaaggcaAGAAATCTCTAATGAatggttttctgtgttttgtaaatattgtttcgctttttgtttttttaggaatgGTTTACTGTAATCGACCATTACCACAGAAAAAGTATTACAGTATCTGAACTTGTCATTGGGAACGAATACTTTTTCCGGGTATTTTCAGAGAACATGTGCGGCCTTAGTGAGGAAGCTAGAGTGACTAAGGACAGCGCACTGATTGTAAAGGAAGGTTAGTTACTTTTATCTGTGATGACATGTGGAAAATATGCCTATCCCCTCTAAACCAAACAACCATAAGAAAAGACTTTAGTCACATTGAAATTATCACTCAGTGACTTTGCAATGTATTTGTCAGAGCTAAAAtcttcatttttaatgaaatgttgctgtggctgttttttttcttgttttacatgttttaatcatggaaattgttatattttatatatgtcaaTCCTCCCATGTTACTAATATTAAAGCTGAAAACATTGTATTCCTATTAAAATGAGTGGTTATCCAAAAGTACAGTATGccatctcttaaaaaaaaaaaactccctcctTCTATTTAAAAGGTTCAAATTACAAGAACCCAGACTACCAGGAATATGATTTTACCGAGCCCCCGAAATTCACCCATCCCCTAGTGACCACTATAGCTGTGGCAGGGTACAACGCCACACTGAACTGCAGTGTCCGGGCTAATCCCAGGGTATGTAGAgcttattcattttcattaaactgaAAGCAGTCATAGTTGTTTAATTGTGGTTTATCATACAGTGGGAAACAGTAGAtagcaaaaaagtattttttttcctggCAAGATAAAAagtaaaagtgattttttttttgctgtcgaTTACCAGAATATACTCCAGGAATTCACTAGAAATTTTAAAAGTCAAATGGTTAATGCAATTTGGGGGTCTTAAGTTTGCGCTTCAGCAGAAGAACCCTTACCTCTTTACAGTGCTGAACATCTGCACCCTTGGACCATACAAAAGCATTCCCTATGAGTTTTAATATTAGCATTACTTTGAAAAAAGCAATAAAGTATATTTTGGTGACCAGATATGACTATTTTTCCTTATGTGATATTTTAAAGGTTTAATTTTCTTATTGTCTCTTTCAGCCCAAAGTGATATGGATGAAGAACAAGATAGTCATCGACAACGACCCCCGCTACAGAATGTTCAGTAACCAGGGGGTCTGCACCCTGGAGATCCGGAAGCCTTGCCCCTTTGATGGCGGCACGTACAGCTGCAAAGCCATCAATGACCTGGGTGAGGCGCAGGTAGATTGCAAACTGGAGGTGAAAGGTAAGCCTTAAAAGGACAATGTGCCTGCAGCCGGTTCAGAAATCAGTCTTTAACAATAATGTACCACCTGCCTGTTTAATAGTGTAGTACAATATGTTTCCAAACATCACTTTATGTTTACTCATTTATCTTTTGACCCCAACAATAGGACGCAAAATGCTGTATACTAGTAGTAGTATTTCGTACTTTATATTACATCTGAATGGTGTGTAGGTAAttgtgacaggacagcgtcacTGGCACGGCTGTTGGTTACCAGAAAGGGAGACTGAGACACAGAAGGATCAGTGAAAAGCTAATGTGCAcgtttaattataaacaaataacgaataaacaaaacactaaacaaacctGAACAAGGGTCTAAACAAAAGGCTGTGGCTGAgccttaattatttaatcatttattcaattcatggctccagccacattcccacgtgttttcaCATACATTCACCCAGCCACACTGCCAGAGTAATGTACACTATTTCAGCCTAGTTAACAATGGTATGCCCTGGACATACAAAGACATACCAGTGGTATCTCTTGTGCTGTCAGGTATGTTAGTTAAACATGCTTAGCAACTTATGGCTTGCATGCCAAGCATAATGTAAGCCTATGTAACAAAGATTTCTGTCCAgctgtttaatacaaaatattcttgtttttcttttttcttgattcccccccccccccccacagttttttttttttttttttttcttgtttttttgtttttggccaaacctttttgattttctttttctcacAAGCAATAATGCAAGCCACTCTATTGTCATCCATTATTTGTTCTgacaaaacaaatgtttctttttgtttctttttaagtgTTTTCATTCTTTTCTGGTACAGCTCTatttttttgtcttgtcttttcttcttgtgtttctattttttatgGAGGTGGATATAAAACTTTTTACGTTTTTGGTCAGCTTTGgacattttgcattaaaaaaaaaaaaaaaactgcttgtgcATGCAAGCCCCATAATGATTGTAACATTTTATcacatttgttttcagctctaaccactagactactCAACATTTCACATGACTCCCAACAATCAGTTCATTAGTTATACAGGAAATACAGTCATAAATGGGACCTTTGAGTATATGAACTTGCTTAAAAGTATTGATTAATTGCCAATATGTATTCTGTATTATCTCTTAAATCTAATACAATCAGTGCTGTGGGTTCAGGCAGTTTTTAGAAACTTGCTGGAACTAGAGGTGTTGGGGGTGTTCTTGCatcccttggctttgcatggtttctgtcatatacaggggttacagttttgttcaattgctttcagcacccccaattgttccagtgccactgtgctTCAAgccacataaaatgtaatatccTTGGAGCATATGCAAAAAACAACCATGCTCAGTTTGAGTAGACCATAAAGGGGGAGAGCTATTTTAATATGCCAgaagaaaatgttatttatctAAAGAATTCATTATTTTAAGCCAGGGTCCTACAAACAAATACAGGGGCATCTACAGTATTCATTATCTTCACAACACAATGGAATAATAACCCAGGTATTAAATATTAGAATCATTGCAAATCTGTTGAAATGGATACAGCTAGTATcaactgaacacagaacacagttaCAGTAAGCAATATGTTTGTTCAGAACACAACACAGTGCTAGTTATAAAACTTAATGGTTAATGTTAGAGATACGAGATGAAAGCAAGAACCTTCAGCTGGTTTAAGTCTCTGGGAGAAAAATCAGTTGCAGCAGACATAGGTTTCCCTTATTCATATTGCATGTAAGATTATACCCATGGCATTGACCAGGTCAGAGGTAATagattattaaatatgttaaattagTTAGCATTGTGAGGTTCAACTGTAAAAGTTGACAGGAACACATTCATCAAAATCAGTATGAAtcataagaaaaaacaaagcaaaaacaaaacagtaaggaGTTCTCAAGAAATGAAAACTAACTGTGAAGCTTAAAGACAATTAAAAAGAGATACTGACAATTATATTGATTCATAGAAGTCTCCTAGAAGTTAAAATCAGTCTTTTGATTGAAAATGAACGCCTGTTAACAAATCTGTATCACTTCATAGAAAtgtgattt
This window of the Polyodon spathula isolate WHYD16114869_AA chromosome 7, ASM1765450v1, whole genome shotgun sequence genome carries:
- the mybpc1 gene encoding myosin-binding protein C, slow-type isoform X11, which gives rise to MPEPTKKSGSAFTKKPKSLQVCAGSTAEFTAETAKPEFKVKWQKDGKDIQASNKYIIKQDQTLHTLIINDASKEDDVVYSVISGTSKVKFEMKIKGQEPVGELKDEAPVSAPDKEDDLATSSPSPQPPSDDTSDVQKHIEIPNDSLPESAKGRKDSVWSLGEAPPDDIDKPEDTPRSTLLIEKPQSGSVTVGGDITFIAKVEAKDLLRKPTIKWFKGKWMDLASKTGKHLQLKETFDRLTKVHTFEMSIIKAKDNYAGNYRCEVTYKDKFDSCSFDLEVKEVPEVLPSIDIRSAFKRSGEGQDDAGELDFSGLLKHRANREIKQEETVPEEDVWEILKNAPPQEFERIAFEYGITDLRGMLRRLKRMKREEKKSEAFSKKLESAYQADKGGKIKFVVELADPTVELKWYKNGQEIRPTPNQKKYIFEHKGTQRILVINNCTMADDAAYQVMAGDEKCSTELFVKELPVTIKKELEAVKTTVNERIELECEVSEEGANVKWFKNGVEIPREIRSRFRFKSDGMKHTLVIEDAKKEDTAVYSAMTTGGKSEAHVQVDLKPLKILQDLTDQTVRLGKSLVLHCEINPANVPGRWYKNAQLIPGTDRVKITHRGSSHKLEIENAGVDDMGDYTFVPEGYSVSLNGKVHVTDPPKIHLDSLNYPENTVTVQAGNKLRLDIPVTGQPAPRVVWMKGERVILDTGSRVRAESFPDHSTFTIDVAEREDTGTYKIVLQNEAGEDSAQLKIKVVDIPDPPQAPIVTEVGGDWCSMIWETPLYDGGSPILGYFIERKKKQSSRWMRLNFDVCKEKAFEPKKMIEGVPYEVRVFAVNAIGISKPSEPSKAFVPLAVTSEPSLLVVDEVTDSTVTMKWRPPEHIGAAGLDGYVIEYCFEGKDEWIVSNQELTEKTKYTIHGLPSGEKIFVRVKAINAAGASAPRMHPHPILVKEVIEQPKIRIPRHLHQTYIRRVGEVVNLLVPFQGKPRPKVSWMTNGQPVDQTQVNIRNSDTDSILFIRKADRNHSGKYELTVKVENYEDKATIDIQIVDRPGPPEIVKIKDVWGENVALEWIPPRDNGNAEITGYTIQKADKKTMEWFTVIDHYHRKSITVSELVIGNEYFFRVFSENMCGLSEEARVTKDSALIVKEGSNYKNPDYQEYDFTEPPKFTHPLVTTIAVAGYNATLNCSVRANPRPKVIWMKNKIVIDNDPRYRMFSNQGVCTLEIRKPCPFDGGTYSCKAINDLGEAQVDCKLEVKGGVTFYELLQKGVPLNLISKFLDENKGSEPQKE
- the mybpc1 gene encoding myosin-binding protein C, slow-type isoform X14 — encoded protein: MPEPTKKSGSAFTKKPKSLQVCAGSTAEFTAETAKPEFKVKWQKDGKDIQASNKYIIKQDQTLHTLIINDASKEDDVVYSVISGTSKVKFEMKIKGQDKEDDLATSSPSPQPPSDDTSDVQKHIEIPNDSLPESAKGRKDSVWSLGEAPPDDIDKPEDTPRSTLLIEKPQSGSVTVGGDITFIAKVEAKDLLRKPTIKWFKGKWMDLASKTGKHLQLKETFDRLTKVHTFEMSIIKAKDNYAGNYRCEVTYKDKFDSCSFDLEVKEVPEVLPSIDIRSAFKRSGEGQDDAGELDFSGLLKHRANREIKQEETVPEEDVWEILKNAPPQEFERIAFEYGITDLRGMLRRLKRMKREEKKSEAFSKKLESAYQADKGGKIKFVVELADPTVELKWYKNGQEIRPTPNQKKYIFEHKGTQRILVINNCTMADDAAYQVMAGDEKCSTELFVKELPVTIKKELEAVKTTVNERIELECEVSEEGANVKWFKNGVEIPREIRSRFRFKSDGMKHTLVIEDAKKEDTAVYSAMTTGGKSEAHVQVDLKPLKILQDLTDQTVRLGKSLVLHCEINPANVPGRWYKNAQLIPGTDRVKITHRGSSHKLEIENAGVDDMGDYTFVPEGYSVSLNGKVHVTDPPKIHLDSLNYPENTVTVQAGNKLRLDIPVTGQPAPRVVWMKGERVILDTGSRVRAESFPDHSTFTIDVAEREDTGTYKIVLQNEAGEDSAQLKIKVVDIPDPPQAPIVTEVGGDWCSMIWETPLYDGGSPILGYFIERKKKQSSRWMRLNFDVCKEKAFEPKKMIEGVPYEVRVFAVNAIGISKPSEPSKAFVPLAVTSEPSLLVVDEVTDSTVTMKWRPPEHIGAAGLDGYVIEYCFEGKDEWIVSNQELTEKTKYTIHGLPSGEKIFVRVKAINAAGASAPRMHPHPILVKEVIEQPKIRIPRHLHQTYIRRVGEVVNLLVPFQGKPRPKVSWMTNGQPVDQTQVNIRNSDTDSILFIRKADRNHSGKYELTVKVENYEDKATIDIQIVDRPGPPEIVKIKDVWGENVALEWIPPRDNGNAEITGYTIQKADKKTMEWFTVIDHYHRKSITVSELVIGNEYFFRVFSENMCGLSEEARVTKDSALIVKEGSNYKNPDYQEYDFTEPPKFTHPLVTTIAVAGYNATLNCSVRANPRPKVIWMKNKIVIDNDPRYRMFSNQGVCTLEIRKPCPFDGGTYSCKAINDLGEAQVDCKLEVKGGVTFYELLQKGVPLNLISKFLDENKGSEPQKE